One window of the Eucalyptus grandis isolate ANBG69807.140 chromosome 6, ASM1654582v1, whole genome shotgun sequence genome contains the following:
- the LOC120294421 gene encoding uncharacterized protein Mb2253c-like, whose translation MYFDGAVNLAGSGTGAVLISSDGQHYPVATKLTFPCTNNITEYEACILGLQAAVDMKIRKLQVYGDSALIILQTEGKWRTHDSKLIPYHEFLGKLTEEFQEVLFEYLPRSQNQFVDALATLSSMLQVVGGLDIEPLRIEILRRPAYCMTVKEELDGQPWYYDILKYLQKGEFPEGSEAADIKHLIKLASKFFTSADVLYKRSFDSTLLSTYDGVTNARFMETR comes from the exons ATGTACTTTGATGGTGCGGTTAACTTAGCTGGGTCGGGTACTGGGGCAGTTCTTATCTCCTCGGATGGACAACATTACCCCGTCGCCACTAAATTGACATTCCCTTGCACGAATAACATTACTGAATACGAAGCATGCATTCTCGGCCTCCAAGCCGCTGTTGATATGAAAATTCGAAAGTtacaagtttatggtgattcagCCCTTATCATCTTACAGACTGAAGGCAAATGGCGAACAcatgattctaaattgattccgtATCATGAGTTCCTGGGGAAGTTGACGGAAGAATTCCAAGAAGTATTATTCGAATACTtaccaaggtctcaaaatcagttcgTTGATGCCTTAGCTACCTTGTCCTCGATGTTGCAAGTAGTTGGAGGCTTGGACATTGAACCATTGAGAATTGAAATCCTTAGGCGCCCGGCTTATTGTATGACGGTTAAAGAGGAACTAGATGGACAACCTTGGTATTacgacatcttgaagtatctaCAGAAGGGTGAATTCCCCGAAGGAAGTGAAGCAGCGGACATAAAGCATTTGATAAAGCTAGCATCAAAATTCTTCACCAGTGCagatgtcctctacaaaagGTCCTTCGACTCGACATTGCTAAG CACGTACGACGGTGTCACCAATGCCAGATTTATGGAGACAAGATAA